In Buchananella sp. 14KM1171, the genomic stretch CGGGCGCGGCCTGAGCGCGGCATCCACCGGAAGCGGAACCGGCCTGCAGGGCATGCGCGAGCGGGTGCAGGCCGTCGGCGGCACCGTGGAGGCGGGCCCCAAACCCCGCGGCGGCTACCGGGTCCGCGTCGAGCTTCCCACGGTGGTGCACCCGTGATCCGGGTACTGCTGGTCGACGACCAGGCGCTAATCCGCGCCGGCTTTGCCACCATCCTCGGCACCGAGCCGGACATAGAGGTGGTCGGTCAGGCGGCCGACGGCGAAGAGGGCGTTCGCCTAGCGCTCGAGCTCGCCCCCGACGTCGTCTGCATGGACGTCCGGATGCCCGTTCTTGACGGAATCGAGGCGACGAAACGCCTACAGCAGGCGGGGTCGCGGGCGGCGGTGCTGATCCTTACGACGTTCGACCGTGACGACTTCCTGTTCGAGACGCTGCAGGCCGGCGCAGCGGGATTCATCCTGAAGACTGCGGAAGCAGAGCAGCTCGTCGAGGCAGTGCGAGCGCTCGGGCGCGGTGACGGGCTGCTCTCCCCGGAGGTCACCCGCAGGGTCATCGCGCGGTTCGCGGCGACACCTACCCCGTTGGCGCCGGACAGGACCGATGACCGGCTCACCGCGCGCGAGCACGACACGCTCCTGCTCGTGGCGCGCGGGCTCACCAACGCGGAGATCGCGCAAGAAATGTTCGTCAGCCCCGAGACGGTCAAGACGCACGTGTCCAACATCCTCATGAAACTCGGTCTGCGTGACCGTATCGCCGCCGCGATATGGGCCCACGAGCAAGGCCTGGTCACGCGGTGAGAACGGCCTCCCCCGACCGGGGGAGGCCAAGAAATCCCTCTCATGCGGGACGCGCGCCGGTGCCGGCAGGAAATAGCGTGAAGACATGATCAGCGTACGAAATGTCCACCGCTACTTCGGTGACAAGCACGTCCTTGACAACGTCACCTTCGACATCAAACCCGGCCTGATGACCGGCTTCGTCGGCGGCAACGGCGCGGGCAAGACCACCACCATGCGCATCATTCTGGGTGTCCTTGCGGCCCAGCAAGGGGAGGTGCTTGTAGACGGCAAGCCGATCTCGCCAGGGTTCCGCTCCAGCATCGGCTACATGCCCGAAGAGCGTGGCCTCTACCCGAAGATGAAGATCATCGACCAGCTCGTCTACCTCGGCCAGTTGCACGGCCAATCTGCCGCCGCCGCAAAGCGTCGCGGCCTGGAGCTGCTCGAGCGGCTTAACCTCAACGGCAAACCGACCGACACGCTCGAGTCCTTGTCGCTCGGCAACCAGCAGCGCGCGCAGATCGCTGCCGCGCTTGTACACGATCCCGTAGCGCTCATCCTCGACGAGCCGTTCTCCGGGCTAGACCCGGCGGCCGTGGACGCCACCCTCGAGGTGTTGCGCGACGTCGCCGCCACCGGTGCACCCGTGCTGTTCTCGTCCCACCAGCTCGACGTCGTCGAGCGCCTCTGCGACGAGCTCGTCATCATCGCCCACGGGCGGATCCGCGCCGCCGGCACCCGCGCCGACATCCTTGCCGCTGACGTCCGCAACGAGTGGGAGCTCCAGATTGCGGGCGACACCGGCTGGGTGCGAGACAGGGGCGTCAAGGTGCTCGAGTTCGACGGCGGCTACGTGAAGTTTCAGGCCGACGAGGCTGCCGCGCAGCGCGTACTCGTCGACGCGGCAGGACGCGGGCACGTCGAACAGTTTGGGCGCGTGCGCCGTAACCTCCACGAGATATACAAGGAGCTGGCCCAGTGACCACCATGCAGACCCCTACGTATGCCCCCATGCAGACCCCTACGCTCACTCCGAGCCCAACGTTCTGGACCACGGTCGGCATCGTCGCAAAGCGCGAGATCGTGCAGCGATTCCTGTCGAAGTCGTTCATCATCTCAACCGTCGTCTCGCTTGTGTTGTTGCTCTTTGCCATCGTCGGACTCCCCCGACTGAGCGAGCTACTAAGCGGTGGCGACACCACCGTCGCCGCTACGGCGGAGGTGGCAGCCAAGCACCAAGAGCTTCCAGGTGTCGTGTTCCAGGAGGTAGCCGACGAGGCCGCCGCCCGCGAGGCCGTGCAGAGCGAGGTCGTTGACGCCGCCATCGTCGCCGACGCTGCCTCCCCCACCGGTTTCAAAGTGCTCGGCTTCCGCAATGCACCGGATGGTCTGGTCAGCGAACTATCGGAGAGACCGGAGGTGGAGATCCTTGACCCGAACGCCCCCAACCCGATGATCGCCTACTTCATTGCGATCGGCTTCGGCGCACTGTGGATGATGTCCGGCATCACGTTCGGGATGAGCATCGGCAACTCGGTCGTGGAAGAGAAACAGACACGCATCGTCGAAATCCTGCTGGCCTCGGTGTCGTCCCGGGCACTGCTTACCGGCAAGATCGTCGGCAACTCCGCTGCGGCGATGGTGCAGATCCTGCTCATCGTCGCCGTCGTCCTCGGTGGCACCGCCATCAATGGCAGCGCGGTTCCGGTGGCCGATCTGACGGTGCCACTGGCTTGGTTTGTGGTCCTGTTCCTGATCGGATTCGTGATGGTGGCCGCCCTCTATGCGGCGGCGGCTGCGCTCGTCTCACGCGCGGAAGACCTCGCGAACGTGCAACAGCCAATCATGTGGATGGTCATGATCCCCTACTTCTTGGTGGTCTTCCTTTCCGACAACCCGCTCGCGCTCGCGATCATGAGTTACGTGCCCTTCTCGGCGCCGGTGTCAGTGCCGATGCGTCTGTTCCTGGGCCAGACGGCCATGTGGGAGCCGGTCATCTCGGTGGTCCTGCTGGCAGTCACGACCGCGCTGATCATCTTGGTCGCGGCCAAGATCTACGACAACGGTTTGCTGCGTACCGGTAAGCCGCTGAAGTGGAAGGAAGCGCTGAAGAGCGACGCCTGAGGCGTCTTCGGCACACTGCGGTCGGTGCGCTATCCCGCCAATGGGGTGGCGCACCGACCGCAGTCCCCGCCTCCGCTCCCCGGGGCCAGGGGCGCGCGCGAAAGCGACTGGCACACCCCTGCCTCGCAAATGTTGCAACGGGGTACATGTGACCGCTTGGTGCCATGGCACCGGTCGGTCGCATGTACTCCGACCGCACGCTTGTGCGCTCGGGGGCACCGCACCACCACGCACCACCCACCACAGCCCCCACCTTCAGCTGCGAAGAGCCGGTTATCCAGAGGGCGCTTCGGGCTGGGGATAACCGAGAATCGGCACCCTGCGCACCCGCCCTGTTTCTGCGCCGTCCCGCCTGGGATTTTGGTTTTTGCGCGAACACCCGCGCACGAACCGAAAGGAGTTGGCGATGAAGCACATCGAGAAGTGGCGCAAGCGGCTGGAGGCGGAGGACGGGATGGCGACCGCTGAGTACGCCGTCGTGACGCTCGCGGCTGCGGCCTTTGGCGGCCTGCTGCTGGCGTTGGCCCGGTCCGGCGAGCTGCGCGATGCCCTGCTGGGCATCCTGCGTTCGGCGCTGAGCATCGGATAACGCGGTGAGATGGCCAGGCAGGGCGAAGCCGGAGCGCGGCTCGGTGACTGTCGAGTTCGCGCTGGGGTTCCTGGCGCTGGCGGCCGTGGTGGTCCTGGTTCTGTCCTCGTTCACCCTGGCGGCGGCCAAGCTCAGGGTGGCCGAGGCGACCAGAACGGCGGCGCGCTTAGCCTCGCTGGACGTGAGCAGCCAAGAGGTAACGCAGGCGGCTCGGCGCATCGCCCCTCAGGTCAGCGTGTCCGTGTCGGTCCAGGGGGAGTGGGTGCTGGTGAGCGTGTCAGCCCCCGCTCCCCATCCCGCCCGTTGGTTTGGCCTGGAGCTCAGCTCGCAGGTCTGGGCGCTGAGGGAGGCGGCGCTACGCCCGCTCTAGTGGGGGTGGTGGCGTTGCTGTTGGCGGCGTGGCTGGCCCTGACCGCGTTCGCTGCGGCGGGTGCCGCTAGAGCCCAGGCGGCCGGCGCGGCTGACATGGCTGCGCTGGCCGCCGCCACCGCCCTGAGCAGTGGAAATGGCGCGCCCTGCACCTTGGCGGTCCAGGTGGCGGCCCGCAACGGCGCCGCCCTGACCTCCTGCCAGATATTGGGGGACGACGTTGCCGTGGTGGTCACCGTGCCGGTGCCGCCGCCCGGCGGGCTGGTGCTGGGGGCGGTGAGCGAGCAGGCCAGGGCCGGCCCGGCCGTGCCCTAAGAAATGTTGGTGGGCTGCGCTCTAATGGCTCCAGGCCGAACGCCGCCTGCGGCTGGCCGCTGCCGTCCGGTGTGGCAGCGGCGGCCGTGGGCGGCTCGGGGGCCGTGGGCGGTAGTGGTGGCCCGTGGCGGCGGCTCGCGGGCGCAAGCCGATAGTAGTTAGGGTGGGAAGGTGCGAAGCGTCGAGTTATTTGCAGGTGGGGGCGGTTTGGCGCTCGGCACCCACCTGGCGGGTTTCAGCACAGAGGTGGTTGCGGAGTGGAATCGCTGGGCATGCGACACCATTCGGGAGAACCAGAGCAATGGTCACCCGCTGGTGGCGGGCGCCCAGGTGATCGAGGGGGATGTGCGGGACATCGACTGGTCCGGCCTTGCAGAGGGCGTGGACCTGGTCTCTGGTGGGCCGCCCTGCCAGCCCTTCAGCGCGGGCGGCCGGGGCCGGGCAGCGGACGACGAGCGTGACATGTTCCCGGCCACAGCCGAAGTTATACGGCGGCTGCGCCCCAGGGCTTTCATTGTGGAGAACGTGCGGGGCCTGATGCGTCCGGCCTTCGCCGACTACTTCTCCTATGTTCAACTGCGCCTGACCCACCCCGAACTGGTGGCGCACCCGAACGAGAGTTGGGGCGACCATTACGCGAGGTTGCAGGCAGAACACACGAGCGTCAGCTCCGATCTCCAGTACAACCTCCTGCCCACTCTGGTCAATGCGGCAGATTATGGTGTGCCGCAGCAGCGTTGGCGCGTGTTCCTAGTGGGGTTCCGGGCGGATATTGACGCAGAGTGGTCCTTCCCGCAGCCGACCCATTCGGCCGGTGCACTGCGGCGGGTCCAGGAGAGCGGCGACTACTGGGAAATGCACCAGGTGGCGGAGAAGTCGCGGAGAATTGTCCGCGCTCGGTACACGGATGCGGACCTGGAGATGATGCCCTGGCGGACGGTGCGAGACGCCATATCCGATCTGCCCAGGCCAGGACGAAAGGGCGCGCTCAACCACATCATTCAACCGGGAGCTCGCGCGTACCCAGGCCACACAGGGTCCTACATCGACGCACCTGCGAAGGCGTTGAAGGCGGGAGTGCACGGTGTGCCCGGTGGCGAGAACATGCTGCGGCGGCCGGATGGTTCGGTCCGTTACTTCACTGTGCGTGAGGCGGCTCGGCTGCAGACCTTCCCGGATACGTACGCGTTGCACGGACCCTGGAGCGAGGCAATGCGGCAACTAGGAAACGCGGTACCGGTGAAGCTGGCTGAGACCGTGGCGCTGTCGGTGCGCGAGCACTTGGAGCTGGCAGAGACTAGAGAACGCGCGAAAAAGACAGGCCCCACAGAGCGCCATTTGCGGGCGGTGTCATGACGTACGAACCCTTCAATCCCCTGGCGATGGACTCCCTGGCGGAGTCGGTTGTTCGCCGACTCATGCAGAGTGCCCCAGTTCCGCTACAGGGGATTGCGCGCTTCCAGGGCGCTGGAGTGTACGCGATCTACTACACGGGAGATTTCCCCGCGTACGAGATCGTTGCGAGGCAGAACGTAGAGGGGAAGTGGGATTTGCCGATCTACGTTGGTAAGGCAGTGCCAAAGGGCGGCCGGCAAGGGCTGGAGCTAGGGCAGGACCCGAACAGTGCGGCACTGTGGGGCCGCTTGCGCGAGCACGCCAAGAGCATTGAAGCCGCCCGGAATCTGAACATCGAGGATTTCTACGTGCGGTGGATCGTGGTGGAAGACATCTGGATCCCCCTGGGAGAGTCCACGCTTATCCGCAGTACGCGCCCGGTGTGGAACGCCGTGGTGGATGGGTTTGGCAACCACGACCCTGGCAAGGGGCGCCATCGGGGCAAAGCCCCGCAATGGGACACGCTCCACCCCGGACGGCCGTGGGCCGAAAAGCTGACTCAGCGCGATCCCGGTGAGGCTGCCCTGATCGAGAGGGGCGCCATTCAGTACCTGCGCGAGCGGCACAACTGAAGCCTGTGTGCCTCGGGCTGGCTCCGCAAATCCTGGTTCGGGCCGGGGAAAGACCGTGATGCGGCCAAACGGGTGCCTAGCTGGCCTTCAGCAGGGCGCGCAGCACCCGCACGGCTCCTGCCTTTGAGAGCGGTTCGTTGCCGTTGCCGCACTTGGGGGACTGGATGCACAGAGGGCAGCCCGCCTGGCACGGACAGTTCTCGATCAGCTCCAAGGTTGTCTGCACCCACCTGTGTCGGTGCAGGTAGCCGTGGCGAGAAAAGCCGGCGCCGCCGTCTAGGGCGTCGTGCACAAAGACCGTGGCGCACTGCGTGGTCGGGTGCAGGCGGGCGGACAGTCCGCCCAGGTCCCACCGGTCGCAGTTGGCTAGCAGCGGCAGCATGGCGATCTGGGCGTGCTCTGCGGCGTGCAACGCCCCGGGCAGCTCCTCCCAGGTGAGGCCCGCTGCCTCCCAGACGGGCTGGGGCATGGTCCACCACACCGCCTGGGTGAACAGGGTGCGCACCGGCATGTCCAGGGCGTGGTGGGACAACACCATGCCCTCTGCGGTGCTGAGCCGGTCGTAGCCGGTGACCTGGCCGGTCACCTCCACCATGCCTAGCGACCACTCGCACTGCGTAGCCGACGCGACCGCGTCGACGAAGTGCGGGGGATGCTCCCCGGCGGCGGGGGAGATGGCGGTCTGGCCGCCAAGGCCGGGGGCGGAAACAAGCCCGGCCCGCTGGGCCGGCTCCTGCACCTCGAGCGGTAGGACGGTGGAGGTGGACGATGCGCGGGTGCGGTAGCCCGGCTCACGCCTGGCCTTGACCACCACCGTGTCATCGCGCAGCTCCAGCACGCCGTAGAGGCGGCCCTGGTGGACGTAGAGCGCGCCGGGGTGAACGGTGGAATCCGCGCGCGCCCCGCCCTCGATCAGCGCGATCACCGCGCCGGTGTCCGCGTCCACCACGTGCAACTGATCCATCTCACCGCGCAGAGTGGTCAGCTCGTGCGCGGGCCGGGCCAGCGCCACGTTCCAGCACCAGCCGGAGGGTCGCTCCCGCAGCAAGCCCTGCGCGGCTAGCTCCCGCACCAGCCCCCACCCGGGCAGGCCAAAGACCTCCAGGTCGGCTGCGGTCAGCGGCGCCTCCGCAGCCGCAGCGCACAGGTGCGGACGCAAAACGTGCGGATTGCCCGGGTCGAACGCGGTCGCCTCGGGGGCCCCGAGCACGAACTCAGGGTGGTGCAACAGGTACTGGTCCAGCGGGTTGGCTGAGGCCACGAAAACGGCCAGGCCGGGCGCGCCGGCGCGCCCGGCCCGACCCGCCTGCTGCTGCAGAGACGCCCGGGAACCGGGCCATCCGGCAATTATCACCGCGTCCAGCCCGGAGACGTCTATCCCCAGCTCCAGCGCACTTGTGGTCACCAGCAGCCGCAGGTCACGGCCCCTGAGCGCTGCCTCCAGCTCCCGTCTTTCTTCCGGCAGGTAGCCGCCCCGGTAGGCCGCCACGCCCGCGGCGAATTGCTGTGCCCCGCCCCGGCTCAGCTGGTCGCGCACGTGCTCCGCGATCCCCTCCACCCCGGCGCGCGAGCGCGCAAACACCAGGCTCTGCGCCCCCAATGCGGTGAATCGCGCCGCCAGCCAGGCCGCCTCGGCGGAGGCCGAGATGCGGGGACGCTCGGCAGGATCGATCCCCGCTGTCGCCGGCGCCTTCCCCGGAGCGTCGCCCACCCCTGCGGGCTTTCCACCGGTCTCGCCCCCGGCGCGCCCGCCAGGCGCCCCGGCTGCCGGAACCTTCGCATAGGCCGGCTGCCAGAGCGCCAACATTTGGGGGCCGCGAGGAGAAGCGTCGTCCGTCACCGCCACCACCTGCGCAGGGTCCACCCCGATTAGGCGGGCCGCAGCGCCAGCAGGATCGGCGGCCGTCGCGGAGGCGAACAGCACGCGCGGCCGCGCCCCGGACATGCGCGCCAACCGCAGCAGGCGCCGCAAGACCAAGGAAACGTGCGCGCCGAACACGCCGCGATAGGTGTGGCACTCGTCCACGATCACCGTCTCCAGGCCGCGCAGCAGCCGCGACCAGGTGGAGTGGCGCGGCAGCAGCGCGTGGTGCAGGAAGTCCGGATTGGTCAACACAACGTCCGCGTTCCCGCGCGCCCACAACTTCTCCGCGCGGTCGGCGTCACCGTCGGCGGTGGCCACCTGCGCGTCCAGGCCGCAGGCGTCGATCACGCGCCGCAGCCCCGCCGCCTGATCCGCAGCCAGGGCCTTGGTGGGGGCCAAGTACAGGGCGGTGGGTCGCGCCCGCCACGCCGCGATCGACGTTCCCCCACCCGCCGCCTCCTGGGAGTTAGCGAGCGCCGACAGGACGGGTAGCCACGCCGCCAGGGACTTACCTGACCCGGTGCCCGTGGCGATCACCGTGTGACTACCTGCGTGCAAGGAATCGGCCGCCCGCACCTGGTGCTCCCAGGGCTCGGCTACCCCCAGCGCCCGGTAACCCGCCACCACCCGCGGGTTGGCCCACGCGGGCCAGGCCGAGTGCCGCGCGCTGCGAGCCGGGCTGGAGTGCAGGTGCACCAGTCGAGAATCCCTGTCCCCGGCCCACCCCAGAAAGCCCAGCAGCTGCCGATGGAGCGCTCCCGCCGCCTGGTTGTCCCCGGGGGCACTGGCTACAGCCCCGCCGGAATCAAGCACCCTGGGCCCATCTTCCCCGGTGGGCACGCCAAACCCGCCGGGGGAGGCGGGCACTTGGTTGGCTGCAGGCACCCCACAAGTGTGCCCGCTGCGGCCAACATTTGGCGCCGCAGCAGCTTGGGCGCGAGACTTTGCGGCCTTCCACGTAGGGTGGAGGAGTGCAGCCGCCGTCCAATCCGCCCTCCCCGAGTGGGCGGTCGCTAGGTGACAGCCGCCCGGTTCCCCGCCCGGCGGCCCGCCGGCCGCAGCGGCCAGCAGGTGGAACGAGCGCGGCGCAGAGCGCACCGGCCGGCACCGATCAGTTGGGCGGGCGCGGCAGCGTCGGCCACCACGGGCGTGCCGACCGGGCGAGCACTAACCCGCCGGGGGGCGGTGCGGAGCGTGGCGGCAAGACGCACACGGCACCGGTGGTCTCCTTCAAGCCCGACGCACCGCTGCTCCTTTTGGCCGCCGCCTGGCTGGCCGTGACGGGCGGCCTTTACTACTTCTTTGTGCGCACCGCTTGGGGACAAGCGCTAGACGCCCTCGTGATGCACGACGCTGCCTCCATCCCCTTCCTGACCACTATCGGGCGGATTTTGAACGAGTCCGCACTGGAGGCACTCATCTTGGCGATGGCCGTGGCCGCCGTGCTCGGGATGCTGCGCCGGCGTCCCTGGCTGGCGCTGGGCTGCGTGGCAGGTGCCGCCGGGGCGATGGTCCTCACGCAGCTGGCCAAGCGCTACCTGCTGACCCGCCCGGACCTGGGTGTGGGCTGGGTGCTGCCCAACTCCTTCCCCTCCGGGCACGGCACCGCCACTGCGGTCATCTGCCTGGTGGCGCTGGTCTCCGCTCCGCGCGCGTGGCGTCGCCACGTGGTGCCGGTGGCCCTGGCCCTGCCCCTGCTGAACGGCGGGGCGATGATGGCGATGGGGTGGCATCGGGCCGCCGACGTGCTGGGTGCCGTCAGTGTCTCCGCGTTCGCCCTCCTGGTCAGTCTTGCCCTGGTGCGCGGGTTGCGTCTGCGGCGCCTGGCGGCCTTGCGGGCCGAACCTGGTGGGGTGGCAGAGCCGGGCCCGCTGCTGCGCCGGCTCGAGCGGCACCTGTGGCTGTCGGCGGCCGGCAGCGTGCCCGTGGCCGGCCTGGCCCTGTTGGTGACGCGGGGGTTCTGGGCGAAGAACTCCGCCGACTTCCTGCGCGGCGACCTCTCCGCAGCCAGTCTGGGCGGAGGGGACGTGGCCGCAGCCGTGATGGTGCTGTCTCTGTACGCCGCCGTCTCCTGCGCAGCAGTCGCCTCCACGCTGCTGGCCGCGCGCCGCCTGGGCGCGTGACGCTCTGCCCGCCTGGGCGCGTGACGCTCTGCCCGCCTGGGCGCGTGACGCTCTGCCCGCGCTAAACCGCTCGACCTAGACCTTGTGCAGTCGACCTCGACCTTGCGTAGGGCTCTGAGGTCTAGGTCGAGTGCACAAGGTCTAGGCCGTCCGAATTTGAAGTAATTGGACGACGTTCCGCCCCGCCGCCCCGTCCCTGCGGCCCCGCCCCGCCGCCCCGCCCGAGCGGATACCTGGCCGGCAGGCGGCGCCAGCCCCTCCCCGGCGGCGCCAGCCCCGCTCCGGGCTGCACCCCTGCAAGTACTCGCCTATCGGTCCGCTGTGCGCCAGGGCCTTGGGTCCCGGTTCGCCCACGCCCAACCCCACAACATCTTGGGGAATGGGCGTGTCGCACCCACAAGATGTTGTGGTGTGGGGGTAGTTTCGATTCCGCTCGCCCAATAGACTGCATTAAAGAGGACCGGGAGAATCGCCATGGAAACCACCACGCGCCCAGACGCCGCCAACACCAACTCCGCTGCGGCGGCAACGCCTGCGAACAGTGCAGACACCGCCCCCGGCACGCGCGCCCCCGCCCCCGGCAAGACCGGACAGGGGCAGGCGCGGCCAACGCAGCGGCGGGTGGGCGACGTCGGCCGCCAAAAGCTCCACGCACCGGCGCAGGGTGCGGCAGACCGCGTAGAAGTGGACGCGATCTCCACGGTGGAGGAGTACCTGGCCCGCGCGGACTGGCGGGTGAACGCCAACGCCAACCAGGGCTATTCGCTGGGTGGGCTCATGCTCAACACGCAGGGCAAGATGATCGCCAACTACTGGCTCTCGCGCGTCTACGAACCGGCCGCTGGCGAGGCCCACCGAAACGGCGACATCCACATCCACGACCTGGACATGTTCGCCGGCTACTGCGCCGGCTGGTCCCTGAAGGCGCTGCTGCAGGAGGGCTTCAACGGCGTCCCGGGTGCCATCGCGGCGGGTCCTGCCAAGCACTTCTCCAGCGCCGTCGGGCAGATCGTCAACTTCCTGGGCACGCTGCAAAACGAGTGGGCGGGCGCGCAGGCGTTCTCCAGCTTCGACACCTACATGGCGCCGTTCGTGCGGCTGGACAACATGACCTACCAGGAGGTCTACCAGTGCATGCAGGAGCTGATCTACAACCTGAACGTCCCCTCCCGGTGGGGCACCCAGACTCCGTTCACCAACCTCACCTTCGACTTGACCTGCCCCGCGGACCTGCGTGACGAGGTGCCGCTGGTGGGCGGGGAGCTGTGCGACTTCACGTACGGCGACCTGGCGGAGGAAATGGCGATGATCAACCGCGCCTACATGGAGGTGATGACGGCCGGAGACGCGGAGGGCCGCGTGTTCACCTTCCCGATCCCCACCTACAACATGACCAAGGACTTCGACTGGGACAGCGAGGAGTCCACGCGCCTGTTCGCGATGACCGCGAAGTACGGCCTGCCCTACTTCCAGAACTTCATCAACTCTGAGCTGGACCCGGGCATGATCCGCTCGATGTGTTGCCGCCTCCAGCTGGACCTGCGTGAGCTGCTTAAGCGCGGAAACGGCCTGTTCGGCTCGGCGGAGCAGACCGGCTCGGTGGGCGTGGTGACGGTGAACTGCGCGCGCCTGGGCTACCTGTTCCCGGGTGATGAGGCGGGGCTGCTGGCGCGCCTGGATGAGCTGATCGACCTGGCGGTGGGTACGTTGGAGCGCAAGCGTGAGGTGATTCAGTACCACATCGACTCGGGCCTGTTCCCGTTCACCAAGCGCTACCTGGGGACGCTGGACAACCACTTCTCCACGTTGGGCGTGAACGGCATGAATGAGATGGTGCGCAACTTTACGCGCGACGCCTACGACATCACGGACCCGCGCGGGCACGCTTTGGTGGTGCGGGTGTTGGATCACCTGCGGGACCGGATGATTCGGGCTCAGGAGGCCACCGGGCACTTGTACAACCTGGAGGCGACCCCGGCGGAGGGCACCACGTACCGTTTCGCGCGGGAGGACCGCAAGCGGTTTGCGGACATCATCCAGGCTGGTACGGACGAGCAGCCGTACTACACGAATTCCTCGCAGCTGCCGGTGGGCTTCACGGATGACCCGTTTGAGGCGTTGGAGCGGCAGGAGGAGTTGCAGTCGAAGTACACGGGCGGCACGGTGCTTCACCTGTACATGAACGAGCGGGTTTCTTCGATCACTGCTTGTAAGTCGCTGGTGCGGCGGGCGCTGGAGAACTTCCGGCTGCCGTACATCACGATCACGCCCACCTTCTCTATCTGCCCGACGCACGGCTACCTGGTGGGTGAGCACTTCACGTGTGAGCGTTGCGCCGCCGCCCACCCGGATCGTGAGCCGGTGGAGTGTGAGGTGTGGACGCGCGTGATGGGCTACTTCCGCCCGGTGAAGAGTTTCAACACGGGTAAGAAGGGCGAGTACAACGACCGAGTGATGTTTACCGAGGCGGCGGCTGCGAGCCACGGGCCGATCGTGCGGGCGGCGCGGTAGGGCGCTGGCGGTATGGGGGCCGACGTCGCACCGGCGGGCACGCGCATTGCGGCCGCTTCGAGTTTGGTGGGGGTGGCCGACGCTGCCGCGCCCGCCGGTGCGAGCAGGCACCGCCCGGTACCGGACGGGGCGGGGGGTGGTGCGCCGCGTCTGACCGGGGGGAGGCCGACGCCGCAGGCGAGTGGGGGGAGGCCGACGCCGAGGGCGGAGGACTTGCAGATCGCGGGGGTGGTGCCGCTTAACTCCACGGACTGGCCCGATCACCTGTGCGCCACGCTGTACCTGCAGGGCTGCCCGTGGAGCTGCACGTACTGCCAGAACGTGGCGATCATCGACCCGCAGGTACCGGGGCAAGTGGCCTGGGCGGAGGTGGAGGAGCTGCTGGGCCGCAGGCGCGGCCTGCTAGACGGGGTGGTGTTTTCCGGCGGGGAGGCCACGCGCCAGGGCGCGCTTATCCCGGCGTTGGCGCGGGTGCGGGAGTTGGGCTTTGGTACCGGGCTGCACACGGCGGGTGCTTATCCGCACCGGTTGGCGGCGGCGCTGCCACTGCTGGACTGGGTGGGCCTGGATTTGAAGGCGCTACCGGAGCATTACGGTGCGGTGGCGGGCCGGGGGGCGCGTGGCACGGCGCCCTGGCAGTGCCTGGAGTTGGCGCTGGACGCGGGCGTGGGGCTGGAGGTGCGCACCACAATCTACCCGGGGTCCGTGGCGGCTGAGGATGTCCTGGAGGTGGCCCGGCGCGCCCGCTGCGCGGGCGCGCCCACCTTCGCGCTACAGGAGGCACGCGTGCAGGGGACGGCGGCGCAGTTTGAGGCCGGGGCTACGGCCTGGGACGCGCAGGTGTGGCAGCGCGAGTGGGGCGGGCTGGTGGAGGCCATCGGCGCGCTGGGTTTTGAGACGTTCCACGTGCGGGCGGCCTGAGCCGCGTGCCCGTGAGGGTAATTCACTGTCTTGTGTTGGAGTCCC encodes the following:
- a CDS encoding response regulator, encoding MIRVLLVDDQALIRAGFATILGTEPDIEVVGQAADGEEGVRLALELAPDVVCMDVRMPVLDGIEATKRLQQAGSRAAVLILTTFDRDDFLFETLQAGAAGFILKTAEAEQLVEAVRALGRGDGLLSPEVTRRVIARFAATPTPLAPDRTDDRLTAREHDTLLLVARGLTNAEIAQEMFVSPETVKTHVSNILMKLGLRDRIAAAIWAHEQGLVTR
- a CDS encoding TadE family type IV pilus minor pilin — protein: MTVEFALGFLALAAVVVLVLSSFTLAAAKLRVAEATRTAARLASLDVSSQEVTQAARRIAPQVSVSVSVQGEWVLVSVSAPAPHPARWFGLELSSQVWALREAALRPL
- a CDS encoding DNA cytosine methyltransferase, yielding MRSVELFAGGGGLALGTHLAGFSTEVVAEWNRWACDTIRENQSNGHPLVAGAQVIEGDVRDIDWSGLAEGVDLVSGGPPCQPFSAGGRGRAADDERDMFPATAEVIRRLRPRAFIVENVRGLMRPAFADYFSYVQLRLTHPELVAHPNESWGDHYARLQAEHTSVSSDLQYNLLPTLVNAADYGVPQQRWRVFLVGFRADIDAEWSFPQPTHSAGALRRVQESGDYWEMHQVAEKSRRIVRARYTDADLEMMPWRTVRDAISDLPRPGRKGALNHIIQPGARAYPGHTGSYIDAPAKALKAGVHGVPGGENMLRRPDGSVRYFTVREAARLQTFPDTYALHGPWSEAMRQLGNAVPVKLAETVALSVREHLELAETRERAKKTGPTERHLRAVS
- a CDS encoding Rv3654c family TadE-like protein, translated to MALLLAAWLALTAFAAAGAARAQAAGAADMAALAAATALSSGNGAPCTLAVQVAARNGAALTSCQILGDDVAVVVTVPVPPPGGLVLGAVSEQARAGPAVP
- a CDS encoding Eco29kI family restriction endonuclease, yielding MTYEPFNPLAMDSLAESVVRRLMQSAPVPLQGIARFQGAGVYAIYYTGDFPAYEIVARQNVEGKWDLPIYVGKAVPKGGRQGLELGQDPNSAALWGRLREHAKSIEAARNLNIEDFYVRWIVVEDIWIPLGESTLIRSTRPVWNAVVDGFGNHDPGKGRHRGKAPQWDTLHPGRPWAEKLTQRDPGEAALIERGAIQYLRERHN
- a CDS encoding DUF4244 domain-containing protein, encoding MKHIEKWRKRLEAEDGMATAEYAVVTLAAAAFGGLLLALARSGELRDALLGILRSALSIG
- a CDS encoding ABC transporter ATP-binding protein, with protein sequence MISVRNVHRYFGDKHVLDNVTFDIKPGLMTGFVGGNGAGKTTTMRIILGVLAAQQGEVLVDGKPISPGFRSSIGYMPEERGLYPKMKIIDQLVYLGQLHGQSAAAAKRRGLELLERLNLNGKPTDTLESLSLGNQQRAQIAAALVHDPVALILDEPFSGLDPAAVDATLEVLRDVAATGAPVLFSSHQLDVVERLCDELVIIAHGRIRAAGTRADILAADVRNEWELQIAGDTGWVRDRGVKVLEFDGGYVKFQADEAAAQRVLVDAAGRGHVEQFGRVRRNLHEIYKELAQ
- a CDS encoding ABC transporter permease codes for the protein MQTPTYAPMQTPTLTPSPTFWTTVGIVAKREIVQRFLSKSFIISTVVSLVLLLFAIVGLPRLSELLSGGDTTVAATAEVAAKHQELPGVVFQEVADEAAAREAVQSEVVDAAIVADAASPTGFKVLGFRNAPDGLVSELSERPEVEILDPNAPNPMIAYFIAIGFGALWMMSGITFGMSIGNSVVEEKQTRIVEILLASVSSRALLTGKIVGNSAAAMVQILLIVAVVLGGTAINGSAVPVADLTVPLAWFVVLFLIGFVMVAALYAAAAALVSRAEDLANVQQPIMWMVMIPYFLVVFLSDNPLALAIMSYVPFSAPVSVPMRLFLGQTAMWEPVISVVLLAVTTALIILVAAKIYDNGLLRTGKPLKWKEALKSDA